From Prochlorococcus marinus XMU1419, a single genomic window includes:
- a CDS encoding diflavin flavoprotein: protein MSEINKNLLSKNQKLSKFEITENIICIRFLDQNKERFELEFSLEQGSSFNTFLMRSNEELFIIHPPEKQYLDKFFEEISSFYGQFKLHKINIITGHINPQIIETIKKISTHFQNLTIICSNPGFKLITELWNQRNPNLKNFIEIQLPKLKVVKKEHHLELDHISLDLIPIPTARWPGGLIVYERNQELLLSEKIFSAHISSKYWSEKNRLCTEIDRKHFYDCLMAPMSNQVITITEKIAEYDIKTIAPLHGPAIEYSLKSFLIDYIRWGENLITNNPKIVLIYASAYGNTASIGDALAKGINRTSVEVDSINCEFTPNDVLVKSIQNADGYLIGSPTLGGHAPTPIVSALGTLLSEGNRDKPVGIFGSFGWSGEAIDLLESKLKDGGFKFNFDPIRIKFSPNKPKIKELEEIGTHFGRTIIKKTKKKPRKSDTGMITSKTDPKLQALGRVIGSLCVLTASKGKDENNIKGAMLASWVSQASFSPPGLSIAVAKDRSVESLLQIGDSFALNILSEKDFKEPLKRFTRPFAPGENRFEGLNIELTPNEQIIIPESLAWLDASVKERMECGDHWVIYAEVLHGNIVKSDSLTAVHHRKTGANY, encoded by the coding sequence ATGTCAGAAATTAATAAAAACTTACTTTCAAAAAATCAAAAATTATCAAAATTTGAAATTACCGAAAATATTATTTGCATCAGATTTCTAGATCAAAATAAAGAAAGATTTGAACTTGAGTTTAGTCTTGAACAAGGGTCCTCTTTTAATACTTTTTTAATGAGAAGTAATGAGGAACTTTTTATTATTCATCCTCCTGAAAAACAATATTTAGATAAATTTTTTGAGGAAATATCTAGTTTTTATGGTCAATTCAAATTACATAAAATCAATATAATTACTGGTCATATTAATCCACAAATCATAGAAACCATAAAAAAAATTAGTACGCATTTTCAAAACTTAACTATTATTTGCTCAAATCCTGGTTTTAAACTTATTACCGAACTTTGGAATCAAAGAAATCCTAACTTAAAAAACTTTATTGAAATTCAATTACCCAAATTAAAAGTAGTCAAAAAAGAACATCATTTAGAATTAGATCATATTTCACTAGATTTAATTCCTATACCAACAGCCCGTTGGCCTGGAGGCCTAATAGTATATGAAAGAAATCAAGAACTCCTTCTAAGTGAAAAGATCTTTTCAGCACACATTTCATCTAAATATTGGTCTGAAAAAAATCGATTATGTACAGAAATTGATAGAAAGCATTTTTATGATTGCCTTATGGCACCAATGTCTAATCAAGTGATAACAATAACTGAAAAAATTGCAGAGTATGATATAAAAACTATCGCACCATTACATGGTCCAGCTATTGAATACAGCTTAAAAAGCTTTCTAATTGACTACATCAGATGGGGTGAAAATCTCATAACAAATAATCCTAAAATCGTTTTAATTTATGCAAGTGCATATGGAAATACAGCATCCATTGGTGACGCATTAGCTAAAGGGATCAATAGAACTTCAGTTGAGGTAGACAGTATTAATTGTGAATTTACCCCTAATGATGTACTTGTAAAATCCATTCAAAATGCTGATGGATATTTAATAGGGTCTCCCACACTAGGGGGTCATGCTCCAACTCCTATAGTAAGTGCACTTGGAACATTGTTATCAGAGGGAAATAGAGATAAACCAGTAGGAATTTTTGGTAGTTTTGGCTGGAGCGGTGAAGCAATAGATTTACTTGAATCAAAATTGAAAGACGGTGGTTTTAAGTTTAATTTTGATCCTATAAGAATTAAATTTAGCCCTAATAAACCAAAGATTAAAGAACTAGAAGAAATAGGAACTCACTTTGGAAGAACAATCATAAAAAAAACAAAGAAAAAACCTAGAAAATCTGATACAGGAATGATAACAAGCAAAACAGATCCAAAGCTACAAGCTCTTGGAAGAGTAATTGGTTCACTTTGCGTTCTTACTGCTTCCAAAGGAAAAGATGAAAACAATATAAAAGGAGCGATGCTTGCATCATGGGTTAGTCAAGCAAGTTTTTCTCCTCCTGGATTAAGTATCGCAGTAGCAAAAGATAGATCAGTAGAATCTTTGCTTCAAATTGGAGATTCATTCGCATTAAATATTCTAAGTGAAAAAGATTTTAAAGAACCTTTGAAAAGATTTACAAGACCCTTTGCGCCTGGAGAAAATAGATTTGAAGGATTAAACATTGAATTGACTCCTAACGAACAGATAATAATTCCTGAGTCATTAGCATGGTTAGATGCTTCTGTAAAAGAGAGAATGGAATGTGGAGATCATTGGGTGATTTACGCCGAAGTGCTACACGGTAATATAGTTAAATCCGATAGTCTAACAGCAGTTCACCACCGCAAAACTGGTGCTAACTATTAA
- a CDS encoding diflavin flavoprotein has translation MIASAQTSNSKLAKTNNKLSVQSQNFADDSCAIRSLDWDRSRFDIEFGLRNGTTYNSFIIKGEKLAIIDTSHAKFEELWFKELLKNVNPQEVNYLITSHTEPDHSGLIGNLLELNQNITVVGSKLALKFIEDQIHIPFKRLEVKSGEFLNLGTNPNSGLEHNIEFISAPNLHWPDTIFSYDHSTQVLYTCDAFGLHYCSDEFYDADQKEIYDDFRFYYDCLMGPNARSVLQAIKRIDKLPELKTIAVGHGPLLQNQVNFWKGKYLEWSSNKSKGNDFVSVCYISDYGYCDRLSQAISHGISKADAQVQLIDLRSSDPQELTSLISESKAVVIPTWPVNSDNELKESFGTLFAALKSKQFTAVYDAFGGNDEPIDSLANKLRELGQKEAFSPLRVKNIPDPIIYQQFEEAGTDLGQLINKKKNIASMKSLDSNLDKALGRLSGGLYVVTASQGEGSTFRQSAMVASWVSQASFSPPGITVAVAKDRAIESFMQVGKGFVVNILREDNYQKMFRHFLKRFAPGADRFADVDVIKNIAIGGPVLSDSLAFLDCKVSSRLETPDHWIIYGIVENGNVSDLSCKTAVHHRKVGNHY, from the coding sequence ATGATAGCCTCTGCCCAGACAAGTAATTCTAAATTGGCAAAAACTAATAACAAGTTGTCGGTTCAATCTCAAAACTTTGCTGATGATTCTTGTGCCATAAGATCTTTGGATTGGGATCGTAGTAGATTTGATATTGAATTTGGTTTAAGAAATGGAACTACTTACAATAGTTTTATTATTAAAGGCGAGAAACTAGCAATTATTGATACTAGTCACGCAAAGTTCGAAGAATTATGGTTTAAAGAATTACTGAAAAATGTAAATCCACAAGAAGTTAATTATCTAATTACAAGCCATACAGAACCTGATCATTCTGGTTTAATAGGTAATCTTTTAGAATTAAATCAAAATATCACAGTCGTAGGATCCAAATTAGCTCTTAAATTTATTGAAGATCAAATACATATTCCCTTTAAACGTCTAGAGGTTAAGAGTGGAGAGTTTTTAAATCTCGGAACTAATCCTAATAGCGGTTTAGAGCATAATATTGAATTTATAAGCGCCCCAAATTTACACTGGCCAGATACAATTTTTTCATATGACCACAGCACTCAAGTTCTGTACACATGTGATGCATTTGGACTCCATTATTGTTCTGATGAATTTTATGATGCTGATCAAAAAGAAATATATGATGATTTTCGTTTTTATTACGATTGCCTAATGGGTCCAAACGCTAGAAGTGTTCTGCAGGCAATTAAAAGAATAGATAAGCTACCTGAATTAAAAACAATAGCTGTAGGTCATGGGCCTTTACTTCAAAATCAAGTCAATTTTTGGAAAGGAAAATATCTAGAATGGAGTAGCAATAAAAGCAAAGGTAATGATTTTGTATCAGTCTGCTATATAAGCGACTATGGTTATTGTGATCGACTAAGTCAGGCGATCTCTCATGGAATAAGTAAAGCAGATGCACAGGTTCAATTAATTGATTTAAGATCTTCCGACCCTCAAGAATTAACAAGTTTAATTTCGGAATCCAAAGCAGTAGTAATCCCCACTTGGCCAGTAAATTCAGATAATGAATTAAAAGAATCTTTTGGTACTTTATTTGCAGCACTAAAATCAAAACAATTTACAGCTGTCTATGATGCGTTTGGTGGCAATGATGAGCCAATAGATTCCTTAGCTAATAAATTAAGAGAACTTGGTCAAAAAGAAGCTTTCTCTCCTTTAAGAGTTAAAAACATTCCAGATCCTATTATTTATCAACAATTCGAAGAAGCCGGAACTGACTTGGGTCAATTGATAAATAAGAAGAAAAATATAGCTTCAATGAAGAGTCTGGATTCAAATTTAGATAAAGCTTTAGGTAGGTTAAGTGGGGGATTATATGTAGTTACAGCTAGCCAAGGAGAAGGTTCGACATTTAGACAAAGTGCAATGGTTGCAAGTTGGGTCAGTCAAGCAAGTTTTTCTCCTCCAGGTATTACAGTTGCGGTTGCAAAAGATAGAGCTATTGAATCATTTATGCAAGTTGGGAAAGGATTTGTTGTAAATATCTTGCGAGAAGACAACTATCAAAAAATGTTTAGACATTTTTTAAAGAGATTTGCTCCTGGAGCTGATAGATTTGCAGATGTAGATGTAATTAAAAACATTGCAATCGGTGGACCTGTTCTATCAGATTCACTCGCTTTTTTAGATTGCAAAGTTAGTTCAAGATTAGAAACTCCTGATCATTGGATAATATACGGAATTGTTGAAAATGGTAATGTATCAGACTTATCATGCAAAACCGCTGTTCATCATAGAAAAGTTGGTAATCACTATTGA